The DNA sequence ACCTTGCCAgtggccaccacctccataGGAAGGTTGTCAatgacatcgtcatcatcgctCTGCTCAGACTGCTTGCTAGGTACGTTTAGATAACGGGACATAATTGCGGAAAATATAAGTGTATTTGGACAAAAACCACAAGAGGATTACTCATCTTGCCCGTTAACAAGATGTAgaaagaggaaaagaagagaagttTATGGTTCAACGAGAAAAAGCCAAACCTACCTAAGCACCTCAAAAGCGGAGAGAATAGCATGCCCGGGGGCTGTTACCCCCGGACCGGGCGGAGTGCTAGGCACACCTTAAGCCTGACTGACTGCTTGGGCGACGGAACTGCGACTGTGAATGGTCAACACAAACAGACGCCATGCTGTGATCCAGGCTGGCAGGCAGTGACAGCCATCGGATACGGGAACCGTTCGTCGGATGCCAGGGGTCGACCATACTATGGCTCTACCCGCCCGATATCGCGGCGGGTGACATTGAACGTCGGTTTTTGCGTGCTTCATCTCTGCGTCATTCGAACGGTGCTAAACCCAAGGACAGAAGGTGTTTGGTTAGGAGGGGTAGGTATGTGGGGGTCAGCGTCATATGAGTGCTTATCCACTCGAATTTTGGCTTCAAGATCCATCAGTACGAAGTATCCACAGCCACTTTGACCGTCTCTGAAGTGCATCAGATTATCTTTGGAAGCGTCTTCGCTAGGCAGGTCTCTCGTCGGAGAGTTATTGTATTGGCTGGCTGAGAGTTGCAGTGTCGGTATTGAAGAAATGAAGAAATGAAAGGAGTGATCGGCAAAGGAATTCATTGACGGGCTTGGGCTCGTGCTTTTCCAGATCCCAGATCCCAGATAGACAATGGTTACACAATCAGCAAGAACTCTCATTTATAGACGCGTCGATTGTCTGCATCACCTGTCATTTTTGTTTGGCAAAACTGCTGTTGTATCATTCTTGGAAGGCAACGCCATGGCAAACTCCAAGCACCTCCTCACGACTCATCTATCTTCATATAAGACCGACCTCCACACGCACAATCATGGCCTCCAAGAGACGCATTGGTGCCATCGTTGGTGCCTCCTCTAAATCAGTGAACCATCGCATCACCGATTTTTATGGTCCACCAGCCCGATTGAAGCGGCAAAAGACCCAAGATTCTCTCCTGGACTCTGCCACTGAGCCCCAGTCGACCACAATGGCACCATCCCTGGCCGAATCATCCTGGGAGGACAAGCCCTCATTGGCAGACCTCAACTCATTCTCCCAAGAGGAACAAAACTGGGAAGTGAGAgacaccaaaccaccaccccaacctcaacgtCAAAAGGTCAACACAGGAGGACGCTTTCATCAGTCTAACAAGAAGAAACAGCACTACACCCGAACCAGGGCATCAAGTACCTCGACAGTTCACTCACTTCCTGGAAAAACTCGCTCTGAACCAAAGACTAGAAAACTTGTCCTCACCTACGAGCAGGGTGATTTGTTTGATGCCCCGCCCAACAGTGTCCTCATTCACGCCTGTAATACGATTGGCAAGTGGGGAGGCGGTATTGCTCTCGCTTTCAAGAAGTCTTACCCAGCTGCCTTTGAGATTTACAGGAAGCATTGTCAAGAGTTTACCCCGGATGAGCTCGTCGGGACGGCTCTTCTCATTGCCCCTCATTCCGACAAATATTGGCATGTTCgggatgatgaggtcgaAGCTGGTAGTGtggagggtgatggcgaAGCCAAAGATGTCCCTGAGGTCAAAGACGAAGATAGAGCTGAAGTTGACGAGAATGAGGTTGGCAACGCCGGGGTACAAGACACCGATGGCAAAACAAGCAACGCCAGCAAAGAAcccccagaagaagaaaccaCCAACTGGATCCAAGTCCCAAAACGCTCCATACACCCCCAAGAACAGAGATTCAACTGGGCCAGGCAgaacgacgacgatggtTCCAAAAGTGAATCCAACCCCCAGCGCCGGTCCCCCCACGAAAAAGACATCCACTACGTCGCCTGTCTCTTCACCAGCAAGAACGTCGGCGCCAAGCGGGACCCCCCGGATGAGATCCTCAAGCACACCGAGTCAGCCATGCTCAATTTCTTGTCCAAGCTCAACGACGTCAAGTTCAACCAGGAGGACTGCCCTTTTATTCCCCAAGTCAGGATGTGCAAGATCAACTCGGGGCTTTTTGGCGTTCCGTGGGAGCGGACGAGTGGGTTGCTGGATGGGATGCCGCTGAGCAAGTTCCAGacgtgggggaggggggattttAAGATTGTGGTGGCTTCCAAGGACGGCGATGGTGTGGTGAACGAGGAGAACggggagaaaaagaagaagatgtcCAAGGGGGAGGAATGGAGGGAATAGGCGTACAGATGAGCCTGGATAATCCAATAGATACAATGGGGGTGGTATGTTCGCAGGCTTTGAACGCAGCTTAATAGACATCTAATGACATCTGACACACTTGAATCATATGCTCTCTTATAATCCCATTCATATCAAGGTCCTCTGACGGCTCATGTACATACGCAGCTAAAACGCCATTGTCCTGTATTATTCTGTTGATCGTGCCATAAAACAATACCCAAAACTCCATCGCTATGATATATCTTCCTTCCCgtgaaaaaaagaaagaaaaaagaacagCAAATCCTACATCTTCAAACCTATCTCCGCCTGATGGCACTAACAACATCAGcatccccctccaaatcatcatccaacccatcctccaagtcctcctccccaataTCCATCCTATCCACCTGCTGACTCTGCGACTGCGACCCCGACCCCTCCGGCTGGACACTCTGACTCTGACTCTGGCTCCCACTCCCCGCACTTGTCCCCCTATCCTTCCGCGGCCgtcccctcttccccttggccttctcccccccttccccaccagccttctccttctcccgatcggccttctccttctcctccctctcggcATCCTTCATCCACTGATCCTCGATATTGAAATTCTTCCTCGCggcctcaatctccttcttcttctcaaacacctcctGGATCTTGCCCATGAACCTTGGGTTGCGGCGCATGGCGAACTCAAAGTCTTCAAACTTGACCTTTTGGCGGCCGGCGTGGTGGGCGGCGCGGGTTGCCTCGAAAGAGACGCCCTGGATGAAGTCGGTGAGGACCtcgtcgaggaggcggaCCGTCTcgttgagggggaggcgggcgTCGCCGTGGGAGTAGAGGAGCTGGGCGAGCTCGTTGTGGCCAAAGTTCATCTTGCCAACATTTTTGCCGGCGCGGGCGCGGGGTTCCattttggggttgttggggggaagTTGGTCGCGGCTTGCgaggatgggtgggtgggtggtgattATTGGGAAGGTTGGAATGAGTTGTAGTTCGCGTTGGTGTTGTGAGCTTGTGAcgttgttgatggatggattt is a window from the Podospora pseudocomata strain CBS 415.72m chromosome 6, whole genome shotgun sequence genome containing:
- a CDS encoding hypothetical protein (EggNog:ENOG503P6HQ; COG:K) → MEPRARAGKNVGKMNFGHNELAQLLYSHGDARLPLNETVRLLDEVLTDFIQGVSFEATRAAHHAGRQKVKFEDFEFAMRRNPRFMGKIQEVFEKKKEIEAARKNFNIEDQWMKDAEREEKEKADREKEKAGGEGGEKAKGKRGRPRKDRGTSAGSGSQSQSQSVQPEGSGSQSQSQQVDRMDIGEEDLEDGLDDDLEGDADVVSAIRRR
- the POA1 gene encoding ADP-ribose 1''-phosphate phosphatase (EggNog:ENOG503P53T; COG:J); the protein is MASKRRIGAIVGASSKSVNHRITDFYGPPARLKRQKTQDSLLDSATEPQSTTMAPSLAESSWEDKPSLADLNSFSQEEQNWEHYTRTRASSTSTVHSLPGKTRSEPKTRKLVLTYEQGDLFDAPPNSVLIHACNTIGKWGGGIALAFKKSYPAAFEIYRKHCQEFTPDELVGTALLIAPHSDKYWHVRDDEVEAGSVEGDGEAKDVPEVKDEDRAEVDENEVGNAGVQDTDGKTSNASKEPPEEETTNWIQVPKRSIHPQEQRFNWARQNDDDGSKSESNPQRRSPHEKDIHYVACLFTSKNVGAKRDPPDEILKHTESAMLNFLSKLNDVKFNQEDCPFIPQVRMCKINSGLFGVPWERTSGLLDGMPLSKFQTWGRGDFKIVVASKDGDGVVNEENGEKKKKMSKGEEWRE